Part of the Quercus robur chromosome 5, dhQueRobu3.1, whole genome shotgun sequence genome, CAATGTCTATTTGTGTAGTTAGGACCTAGTTGGCAAAGGTTGTATTGGGAGTCCAACATTAGTTAGGTTTGGACTTCGGTATATGTCTATGTACTAGTTGGGCTGAGCTTAAGCATTAAGGTTTTGTATATGTTGATTCTAATGTGTGCGTTTGGATGCACTTTGCTGATTGCTTATTTGCTAAAAACAACCTAGAAAAGGAGGgggaaaagttttttttctttttttttttcagtgtgAGGCCTGccaaaataagctcaaaaatctGGGTGTTTTGGGCTTGCCAAACACACCTGTGCAAACAGGGGCGTAGCCGGAAATTTTTGGTTGGGGGGGCTGAggtaatattattatattgatttgcaattcaagaaaaatacaaagtatgacatatatacatatatacatatcttCCTGCATTAGTTGTagaaaaaaaacagaaaatctaACCAAAATTAGACTACATTTACAAGAAATGATatttatagaaattaaatataacaaagtCACTATAAGCAACTATAAAATACATAGCAGTTAAACTCAACCAAATTAGACTACTATggtcaaaaataaattcaaaatcaattgcATTCATCTCaactaaattcaaaatcaatttcattcCTACTAATATTCTAATACTGTAtcctctctctactctctaatGATAATTCCCATGCCAGGACTTTGAATAGCTATGGGACATAACCtcactcaagaaaaaaaatgtgagataTGGCTGACATGTCTTAGAGAATGaaaggaaaagtcaaaaagATGAAAAGTAGGAATTTGGGGTGGGGCATTTTTATGGCTACGTATTGGAGGAGGGGCCAAGTTTTTCTCATAGGGGGGCCAGCTCTTAAATGAGAAAGTGTGAGACCTATTTCTTCCTACTATTATagagattttaaaaacttttgggggggccatggcccccccacgGCATAACGTGCCTCCGCCCCTGTGTGCAAAAGTTTTATTCACTGTGTATGTAATTTAGCCACGAGCTATACATGCAGTCATGCATGTTAAAGTTATAAGATAGTCATTTAATTTGCTTGCATCTTCTTTTTATCAGGGAGGATTTGATATGATCTGCAGTGGGAGAGACAAGATTGAAACTCCAGAGcaggtgagttttttttttgtctggcTTATTTATTAACTTTCTACTAAGTTTTTATGTGCTAAGACTAACTGATTGCAAATGGATATGATTTTCAGTTTAAGCAAGCTGAAGAAACAGCATTGAAGCTTGATTTGGATGGACTTGTTGTTATTGGTGGGGATGACTCCAACACAAATGCCTGCCTCCTTGCTGAGAATTTCAGGTTATCTCACGAGGAAATCTTGTTGAAATAATAGGTTTTTATCTTGGAGTAATCTATGCTTGTTTAtaaatttgcattttaatttcttttattatagGGAGAACTGCACTTTCATTTTAATCATGGTTTCAGAATGATGCCTAAAGTTATCAATATCACACTTAGGTGTCTCATGTTGAAAGCTGTTAGGTTGACATTAACtaaaaatgattgcaagctttGTGAAAAGACAAGTACCCACCCTTAGTGCTTTCATGTCTCTCTTTCACTTTCTCTTTGTAACTCCAAAGTCAAGAAAGGAACATAAATGCAACCACacttatccccaaaaaaaaaaaaaaaactccaactTCAAGAAAGTTGCCTGTTTTTGCTTTAGTTGCAGATTCCTCCTCATCAACTCCAGATAATTTTGGTCATTCATTGGCATTTTCCGTATGATATCTTATTCTAGCTCCTAGCAAGCAGCCCAGGGTTGAACTAACAGGGTTCTTTAGACTTTAGTATATTGCTGTAAAGTTTctgtataaaatattttatttcccCATATAATTGTGTTAGTAATCTTTTTGTGaacttgtctttttttatttgttcattCAGGagtaaaaatatgaaaactcgggTAATTGGATGCCCTAAGACCATTGATGGTGATTTGAAATGCAAAGAGGTTCCCGCAAGTTTCGGGTTTGATACCGCTTGCAAGGTGATTATaagtataaaacaaaaatttcccCTTTGTTTTGTATATGCTTCATCTTTCATATTTTCATATTATGATATTAATTatatagaaaggaaaaaaaaaaaaaaaaaatcacatacaaGGCTCCCACAAAAGTGAGAGctttgtgactttttttttttttttttttttttttttttttttttttctctttccttacAACAAATGGTGAAGGGGGGAATTTGAACCCAAGTTCTCCATAAAAAAACTGAGCAGTGTCACTGAGCCATGAGGCTCTTGGCAATTATACATGAACTCCGTAATGTAATGTGATCTCATTTTCTGGAaatttatttctaaaatatcAACATGTTGTTCAGTGAATGTTGTCATTATGAGGCACTTGAAAACTTTCATGTTTGTTCTcataataatttgtttttattttcttgcagaTTTATGCAGAAATGATTGGAAATGTCATGGTCGATGCCCGGTCAACtggaaaatattatcattgTACGTATCATTCGTTTGAGATTGTCACAAATAGCATCATGTATTTATTTTCAGTACTGTGAAATCGCAATTGATTACACATCTATGAGTTGTAACCAACTCTTCCAATATCCTCTCATATTATCTCATCCATCAATTGCCAAATGTATTGGTTCCTGTACACTAATTACTACTAAATCGTGTCTGTGCAGTTGTACGGCTTATGGGGCGTGCTGCTTCACACATTACGCTAGAGTGTGCTCTACAAACTCATCCAAATATTTCTATCATTGGAGAAGAGGTATCTTCATAAATCTATTATGTTGCTTTGAGGAGACTTGTCTAGCCTGTTTAGTTGCTCATTACTTTttcaagaaaagagaaaagaaacattAGGCTCTTCTTCTATCTTTTTGACAATCAAAGCATCTGATGAAGACTTACGTGAAATAAAAAGGTTCGAGTTGCAATTTAAGGATTGTCAACAAAATGGGTAAATCTGAGCTCCTGTTATTATGAACAGACCAGACTAGATGAGGTTTCCTGGACATATTGACCTTTTCCTGACCCAAGTTGCATTACTTAATCtatttaaatagtttttaattgctttaatacataatttatgttatttattatttttatatatttttatttctcaaaatttgttttaagcAGATTACCCTAATCTCAAAAAGGACTGCATTGAGATTTTTTCATCCCAATTTCTATGCAATATGCATCAGCAATTTCTATCACACAGAACTTTGAGTATTTTATCTGGCAAAACTTCTTTAAGATTCACAGCCTTTTATTCAATATCAACTGAGGATTGTTTGTTGCAGCTGTTAAAAATAGTAGTCATCCCATACCTCCACAGAGATTGATGAGGGATGTGTAGAAATTTGTTGGAAACATATggttggttaaaatttaggagACACTTCTTTGAATTGACATATGCATATGATTCTAATTTGGATATTTCTTGCTGCAGGTTGCTGCTAAGAAGCTGACATTGAAAAATGTGACTGACTACATTGTAGATGTAATCTCTAAACGTTCGGGACTTGGTTATAACTATGGTGTTATACTTATTCCTGAAGGTCTTATTGATTTCATTCCAGAGGTATTATTCTCGATCATGTAATCTAGTACTATGTCCTttatgccccccccccccccccccccctctttctttctttttatcccccccttctttctttttctttttttgactgGAATCTGGATATTTGGGAAATCGATGAGCTACTGTTTTACATGTACATAAATGAGAACATCAAGTtgttgatatattattttatttctttgacaTTTGCAGGTACAGCATCTTATCTCAGAACTGAATGAGATTTTGGCCAATGATGTTGTAGATGAGGGTGGGCTATGGAAAAAGAAACTTGGCAATCAATCTCTacaactttttgaatttttaccCGAAGCAATCCAGGAACAGTTGCTGCTTGAAAGAGATCCTCATGGAAATGTCCAGGTATATGTTTTATGTATATTACTATATCTGTATATGATTCTCACCTATTTGGAGTTGTTGTAGTAATTGTTTTTATGTTATACCTGTTTTCTACAACCAGGTAGCTAAAATAGAAACAGAGAAAATGCTTATTCAAATGGTTGAAACCGAATTGGCGAAGAGGAAGCAGGAAGGCACATATAAAGGCGAATTCAAAGGGCAGTCCCACTTTTTCGGGTACTTATATTCGTTCCCTGAAAAGATGCTAACATTTCAAGTCACAGAGTTGAACATAATTTTTATGCCTTGATGGTGGGTCTGCATGTTGATGTATGTGATTTGGGCATCAGGCTTGGGGCTACCCTTGATAAAACCTTATGTTCCTGACTCATATAGTAACTTAACATTCATAGTTTCTCCACATTTTGTGGGGCAATTGATATTGAGAAATTTTTTCCAAGATTAATGTCCAGGACATTGTTTGTTATCTTTCAAGTAACTTCTGTGTAATTCTCTCTGTAGGTACGAAGGGAGATGCGGTTTGCCTACTAACTTTGATTCTAGCTACTGCTATGCATTGGGATATGGTGCAGGAGTGCTCCTTCACAGTGGAAAAACTGGGTTGATATCATCGGTCTGTGTTTCTATCTCTTTTTGCCTTACCACTTGATTGCGAGGGGGAAAGGGAAATAGGATGAATTTTTAAGGGATATTGCATTTATTCCCCTGTTTGGTAGTTTTGTGAGACtttctatttcatttcattcttttcaatGTAATCCATCCAAAAGCGGGCAGAATGATCCATTCCCctcataaaagaaaataatgtttttaCCCTCATttccttaaaaacacaaaaaaataattagtaacccatgcaatgcatgagaaaaattcaacaaaagaatatattcatatatgatacacatttattttaaaagtatgaaaaaggatataaatattttgattagaatttgtttagagaaaatcaaacccaatttaatgaaaaatatatggaatttgataattatggtagttattaataggcatttattatgatttgaTTTGTATGTGAAACTATCGATTCTACCATTTGAAGGAAATATGATGTAATAAGATTTTAATGAAGAGTATAAACGTACTACGAAGAGTATAAATATAGGAGGTTTTATAtagaatataaaattaaaaaatataggagaaaacttatataatactttaggtgttgttccttagttTCTGCCATGTAgcttcttaattaaaaaatacatttttatctCATAAGAAAAAAGTTACATGGTAAAATCTTAAAAGGGGAACTTAAAGGacagcacctaagtactgtacttaagtcttgctcaaaaatatatattagaaaaatgACATGGAAATATGTGGGCTTTTGAAAGCCTATGCGGCCACATTAAAAAGTCAGAATttcatttgatatatatatataaaatagacaTAACAgtttagtatatttttatttcttttcctttttataacTTCCAAAAAAACCGAAAACACTTACTTCCATTATGTTTAATTACTCCAATCTGCTTAACCCCccctacttttttttcctacctttttctttgcttttgatTTCACATTTTGTTTggtagtttatttatttatttattttccatttgatAGGAAAAGTTTAATTGTTCTGATAATGAAAATGATAACTAAGCCAAATCTTTGTACTTTGCATAATGTCTCCAGGTTGGGAATTTAGCTGCTCCTGTTGAAGAATGGACAGTTGGTGGGACCGCATTGACTTCATTAATGGATGTTGAGAGAAGACATGGTATTGTTAATGTTAACCTTTTCACTTCATCAAAATCTGCAGATATGATATATGAGaacttttccttttctccctTTCCCAGTGAACGTGCTGAACAGAACACACTATTCCATTACTCTTAATATATTCTGCAACCTgtttaaacacttttttttttctttttcttttttagctagCAGTAGTGTAGCTGCCATTCTATGCAAGTAAAACACATATTCTAGGGGAAAAGAATTATTTTCATTGAACTGTCATGGCAGAGTGTTTTATGGAGTCAGTTTATTAGTACCATGTTAAAGTTTTAGAAGTTCTGAAGAAAATTGTCTTGGCAAAGTATTTAGGATTTTGGGTCTATAGTTTCACATAGCATATCTTTCatgtaatttatcatttttctcaATAGTTTGAGCCCTTATTGAAGTTGAATTCATTTTCCAGGTAAGTTCAAGCCTGTGATCAAGAAGGCA contains:
- the LOC126727020 gene encoding pyrophosphate--fructose 6-phosphate 1-phosphotransferase subunit beta, which produces MASPTLVPNGDIAAIVSASSPVTSRFAAIYSEVQRSRIDHELPLPSVLRNSFKIADGPASSAAGNPDEIAKLFPHVFGQPSTVLVPSDTDVFRPDQKLKIGVVLSGGQAPGGHNVISGIYDYLQDRAKGSTLYGFRGGPAGIMKCKYVELDSDYIYPYRNQGGFDMICSGRDKIETPEQFKQAEETALKLDLDGLVVIGGDDSNTNACLLAENFRSKNMKTRVIGCPKTIDGDLKCKEVPASFGFDTACKIYAEMIGNVMVDARSTGKYYHFVRLMGRAASHITLECALQTHPNISIIGEEVAAKKLTLKNVTDYIVDVISKRSGLGYNYGVILIPEGLIDFIPEVQHLISELNEILANDVVDEGGLWKKKLGNQSLQLFEFLPEAIQEQLLLERDPHGNVQVAKIETEKMLIQMVETELAKRKQEGTYKGEFKGQSHFFGYEGRCGLPTNFDSSYCYALGYGAGVLLHSGKTGLISSVGNLAAPVEEWTVGGTALTSLMDVERRHGKFKPVIKKAMVELDGAPFKKFASLRDEWAIKNCYFSPGPIQFNGPASLAVNHTLLLELGAQA